A single region of the Eulemur rufifrons isolate Redbay chromosome 8, OSU_ERuf_1, whole genome shotgun sequence genome encodes:
- the ADAMTSL4 gene encoding ADAMTS-like protein 4 encodes MEKWAGRPRLCLMLLLSLPQLCLDQEVLSGHTLQTPTEESQSPEGVWGPWDQWASCSQPCGVGVQRRSRTCQLPTAQLHPGLPLPPRPPRHPDALPPRGQGPRRETLPLYRPQPRGRGGPFRGAASQAGREETQEIAGARRSRVRDPIKPGMFGYGRVPFALPLHRNRRHPRRPPGSELSQISSGGEEPLPSLTPKAEPSSANHSPQTQLPPTELSAHTLSPPAEPPSPETAQTELPPRTRPALPQPHPGDKASGTGPPSPTPSLRESGFFHVSPQPRMPSSQGWAGSRGAGRHPDPFPSIPWRRGQQSQGHWRPGGNLHRPVESAPHHPEGWLPLLSAGPHSGSLWSLFAPSSPVPRCSGESEQLRACSQAPCPPEQPDPRALQCAAFNSQEFMGQLYQWEPFTEVQGSQRCELNCRPRGFRFYVRHTEKVQDGTLCQPGGPDICVAGRCLNPGCDGILGSGRRPDGCGVCGGDDSTCRLVSGNLTDRGGPLGYQKILRIPAGASRLQIAQLRPSSNYLALRGPGGRSIINGNWAVDPPGSYTAGGTVFRYNRPPREEGKGENLSAEGPTTQPVDVYMIFQEENPGVFYEYVISSSPPVLENPTPESPIPQLQPEILRVEPPPASAPRPARTPGTLQRQVRIPQMPAPPHPRAPLGSPAGYWKRVGHSECSASCGKGVWRPIFLCISRESGEELDEGSCAVGARPPASPEPCHGSPCPPYWEAGEWTSCSRSCGPGTQHRQLLCRQEFGAGGSSVPLERCGHLPRPNITQPCQLRLCGHWEVGSPWSQCSVRCGRGQRSRQVRCVGNNGDKVSEQECALGPPKPPSREACDMGPCTTAWFHSDWSSKCSAECGTGIQRRSVVCLGSGEALGQGQEEAGAGPSEQSCPQGSRPPDMRACSLGPCEITWCWYTGPWGECSSECGSGTQRRDIICVSKLGTEFNVTSPSNCSHLPRPPVLQPCQGQACQDRWFATPWSPCSRSCQGGVQTREVQCLSANQTLSTRCSPHLRPSRKRPCNSQPCSQRPDDQCKDSSPHCPLVVQARLCVYPYYTVTCCRSCAHVLERSPPEPS; translated from the exons ATGGAGAAGTGGGCAGGCAG GCCCCGGCTGTGTTTGATGCTGCTTCTGTCCCTCCCTCAGCTCTGCCTGGATCAGGAG GTGTTGTCTGGACACACACTTCAGACACCCACAGAGGAAAGCCAGAGCCCTGAGGGTGTCTGGGGACCTTGGGACCAGTGGGCCTCTTGCTCCCAGCCCTGTGGGGTAGGGGTGCAGCGCAGGAGCCGGACATGTCAGCTGCCTACAGCTCAACTCCACCCgggcctgcccctgcctccccggCCCCCAAGACATCCAGATGCCCTCCCTCCGCGGGGTCAGGGCCCCCGACGAGAAACCCTCCCCCTGTACCGGCCACAGCCTCGGGGAAGGGGTGGCCCATTTCGAGGTGCCGCTTCCcaagcagggagagaggagactCAGGAGATTGCAGGGGCCAGGAG GTCCCGGGTTCGAGACCCCATCAAGCCAGGGATGTTCGGTTATGGAAGAGTGCCCTTTGCATTGCCACTGCATCGGAACCGCAGGCATCCCCGGAGGCCCCCCGGATCTGAGCTCTCCCAGATCTCTTCTGGAGGGGAGGAGCCTCTTCCATCCCTGACTCCAAAAGCAGAGCCATCCTCTGCAAACCACAGCCCCCAAACTCAGCTCCCTCCCACAGAACTGTCTGCCCACACTCTATCGCCCCCAGCAGAACCCCCAAGCCCTGAAACTGCTCAGACAGAGCTGCCCCCCAGAAccaggcctgccctcccacagccccaccctgGAGACAAGGCCTCTGGCACAGGGCCCCCCTCACCCACCCCCTCCTTAAGAGAAAGTGGCTTCTTCCATGTGTCCCCTCAGCCAAGAATGCCAAGTTCTCAGGGTTGGGCTGGTTCCCGGGGAGCAGGAAGACACCCTGATCCTTTCCCTTCCATCCCCTGGCGCCGAGGCCAGCAGAGCCAGGGGCATTGGAGACCTGGGGGGAATCTTCACAGGCCCGTGGAGTCTGCCCCTCACCACCCAGAGGGCTGGCTGCCTCTGCTGAGTGCTGGCCCCCACTCTGGCTCCCTCTGGAGCCTCTTTGCTCCCAGTAGCCCTGTCCCAAGATGTTCTGGGGAGAGTGAGCAGCTGAGAGCCTGTAGCCAAGCG CCCTGCCCCCCTGAGCAGCCAGACCCCCGGGCCCTGCAGTGCGCAGCCTTCAACTCCCAGGAATTCATGGGCCAGCTATACCAGTGGGAGCCCTTCACCGAAG TTCAGGGCTCCCAACGCTGTGAACTGAACTGCCGTCCCCGTGGCTTCCGCTTCTATGTCCGTCACACTGAAAAGGTCCAGGATGGGACCCTGTGTCAGCCTGGAGGCCCAGACATCTGTGTGGCTGGACGCTGTCTG AACCCCGGCTGTGATGGGATCCTTGGCTCTGGCAGGCGTCCGGATGGCTGTGGAGTCTGTGGGGGTGATGATTCTACCTGTCGCCTTGTTTCGGGGAACCTCACTGACCGAGGGGGCCCTCTGGGCTATCAGAAGATCCTGAGGATTCCTGCCGGGGCCTCCCGGCTCCAGATTGCCCAGCTTCGGCCCAGCTCCAACTACCTGG CACTTCGAGGGCCTGGGGGCCGGTCCATCATCAATGGGAACTGGGCTGTGGATCCCCCTGGGTCCTACACAGCCGGCGGGACTGTCTTCAGATACAACCGTCCTCCTCGGGAGGAGGGCAAGGGGGAGAATCTGTCAGCTGAAGGCCCCACGACCCAGCCTGTGGATGTCTAT ATGATCTTTCAGGAGGAAAACCCAGGCGTTTTTTATGAATATGTCATCTCTTCATCTCCTCCAGTCCTTGAGAACCCCACCCCAGAGTCCCCCATCCCGCAACTTCAGCCTG AGAttctgagggtggagcccccaccTGCTTCTGCGCCCCGCCCAGCCCGGACCCCAGGAACCCTCCAGCGTCAGGTGCGGATCCCCCAGATGCCTGCCCCGCCACATCCCAGAGCACCCCTGGGGTCTCCCGCTGGATACTGGAAACGAGTGGGACACTCTGAGTGCTCAGCATCCTGTGGGAAAG GTGTTTGGCGCCCCATTTTCCTCTGCATTTCTCGTGAGTCAGGAGAGGAACTGGATGAAGGCAGCTGTGCCGTGGGCGCCaggcccccagcctccccagagcCCTGCCACGGCTCCCCGTGCCCCCCATA CTGGGAGGCTGGCGAGTGGACATCCTGCAGTCGCTCCTGTGGCCCTGGCACCCAGCACCGCCAGCTGCTCTGCCGGCAGGAGTTTGGGGCGGGTGGTTCCTCGGTGCCTCTGGAACGCTGTGGACACCTCCCCCGGCCCAACATCACCCAGCCTTGCCAGCTGCGCCTCTGTGGCCATTGGGAGGTTGGCTCCCCCTGGAGCCAG tGCTCCGTGAGGTGTGGGCGCGGCCAGAGGAGCCGTCAAGTTCGCTGTGTCGGGAACAATGGTGACAAAGTGAGTGAGCAAGAGTGCGCTTTGGGCCCCCCGAAACCCCCCAGCAGAGAGGCCTGTGACATGGGGCCCTGCACCACAGCCTGGTTCCACAGCGACTGGAGCTCCAAG TGCTCAGCCGAGTGTGGGACGGGGATCCAGAGACGGTCTGTGGTCTGCCTCGGGAGTGGGGAGGCCCTcgggcagggccaggaggaggcaggagcaggaccCAGTGAGCAGAGCTGTCCACAAGGAAGCCGCCCTCCTGACATGCGTGCCTGCAGCCTGGGGCCCTGTGAGATCACGTGGTGCTGGTACACAGGGCCCTGGGGTGAG TGCTCCTCAGAATGTGGCTCTGGCACACAGCGTAGAGACATCATCTGTGTGTCCAAACTGGGGACTGAGTTCAACGTGACTTCTCCTAGCAACTGttcccacctgcccaggccccctGTTCTGCAGCCCTGTCAGGGGCAGGCCTGCCAGGACCGATGGTTTGCTACACCCTGGAGTCCG TGTTCTCGCTCCTGCCAGGGGGGAGTGCAGACAAGGGAGGTCCAGTGCCTGAGCGCCAACCAGACCCTCAGCACCCGATGCTCTCCTCACCTGCGACCCTCCAGGAAACGACCCTGTAACAGCCAACCCTGCAGCCAGCGCCCTG ATGATCAATGCAAGGACAGCTCTCCACATTGCCCCCTGGTGGTACAGGCCCGGCTCTGCGTCTACCCCTACTACACAGTCACCTGTTGCCGCTCTTGCGCCCATGTCCTGGAGCGGTCTCCCCCAGAGCCCTCCTGA